From Leptodactylus fuscus isolate aLepFus1 chromosome 11, aLepFus1.hap2, whole genome shotgun sequence, one genomic window encodes:
- the LOC142185523 gene encoding antigen-presenting glycoprotein CD1d-like, with the protein MTINKEFEEILTYRRMITKELGINFPATLQCQSGDVAYVKDPESYYYKVAINGEDVVYLDMVEYVWVADQSPYSQAVKKFLDKVIPHSLYFQYIHICQKMSQAFAVAGKEALSKRSKPEVYFIMRSSNPEPELVCLATGFYPGSINITLWKDKENMMDNVMVSETLPNGDGTYQERAIVTTGWEEQTTVYCKVEHISLEEPLVRQINMKHNAVTWIVISAILGVVICVTGLIWLGKKRRRTYMSISGRTMDRIYGEPQTERC; encoded by the exons TTCCTGCAACACTTCAATGTCAATCTGGAGATGTCGCCTACGTGAAAGATCCTGAAAGTTACTATTACAAGGTGGCCATCAATGGAGAAGATGTGGTTTACCTAGACATGGTAGAATATGTGTGGGTTGCAGACCAAAGCCCTTATTCCCAGGCTGTAAAGAAGTTTCTGGACAAGGTCATCCCGCACAGCCTCTATTTCCAATACATTCATATTTGCCAAAAAATGTCCCAAGCATTTGCAGTGGCCGGGAAGGAAGCGTTATCAAAGAGAA GTAAACCAGAAGTCTACTTCATCATGAGGTCATCAAACCCAGAGCCGGAGCTTGTGTGTCTAGCAACAGGTTTCTATCCCGGGTCAATCAATATAACTTTATGGAAGGACAAAGAGAACATGATGGACAATGTGATGGTCTCCGAGACTCTCCCTAATGGTGACGGAACCTACCAGGAAAGAGCAATAGTGACAACAGGTTGGGAAGAACAGACAACCGTCTACTGTAAGGTGGAACACATCAGTCTGGAGGAACCACTGGTGAGACAAATAA ATATGAAGCACAATGCGGTAACTTGGATTGTTATCAGCGCCATACTGGGAGTTGTTATCTGTGTGACAGGACTGATATGGCTTGGGAAGAAGAGACGCAG GACTTACATGTCAATATCTGGGAGGACCATGGACAGAATTTATGGAGAACCACAGACGGAAAGGTGTTGA